In one window of Methanothermobacter sp. DNA:
- a CDS encoding CDC48 family AAA ATPase, whose translation MAEKEIKLKVAEALAQQDVGRGIARVDPACMEKLGLSDGDIIEIEGKKLTAATVISSQSDIGLGIIRIDGYLRKNAGASIGEEVTVRRAEVKDAQKVVLAPVDQEVIIRGDIRSAFLNRVLVKGDIIVSGIRQQISGGGLFDEFFRDFMDLSPLGEIKLAVVSTSPAGVVRVTPTTQVEMQSKPVDVSKLEGVKNLVDVTYEDIGGLKEEVKKVREMIEIPLKRPELFERLGITPPKGVLMHGPPGTGKTLLAKAVANESDAHFIAINGPEIMSKYVGGSEERLREFFEEAEENAPSIIFIDEIDAIAPKREDVSGEVERRIVAQLLTLMDGLKSRGQVVVIGATNRPDALDPALRRPGRFDREIEIGVPDREERKEILQIHTRGMPLAEDVDLDELAEITHGFVGADLESLCKESAMRVLRRVLPEIKADEEIPKEVLKKMIVTRADFKEALKEVQPSALREVLVQVPNVSWEDIGGLEDAKQELREAVEWPLKYPDRFKKFGIKPPKGILLHGSPGTGKTLLAKAVANESQANFIAVKGPELLSKWVGESEKGVREVFRKARQTAPTVIFFDEIDSIASMRSGSTADSGVTQRVVNQLLTEIDGLEELQDVAVIAATNRPDILDPALLRPGRFDRHVKVEDPDREARLAIFKVHTKDMPLADDVNLEKLADKTEGYVGADIEAVCREAAMLTLRENMDAEEVPMKHFLEAMEKIKPKGGVEEQVQYH comes from the coding sequence ATGGCAGAAAAGGAAATAAAATTAAAGGTTGCAGAGGCCCTCGCCCAGCAGGACGTTGGTAGAGGAATAGCCCGTGTGGACCCCGCATGCATGGAAAAACTGGGTCTCTCTGATGGGGACATAATCGAAATAGAGGGTAAAAAACTGACCGCTGCAACCGTCATATCATCACAGTCCGACATAGGCCTCGGAATCATAAGGATAGATGGATACCTCCGTAAAAATGCAGGGGCATCCATCGGCGAAGAGGTGACAGTGAGAAGGGCAGAGGTAAAGGACGCCCAGAAGGTCGTCCTGGCACCCGTTGACCAGGAAGTGATCATACGTGGAGACATAAGATCAGCATTCCTCAACAGAGTCCTCGTCAAGGGGGACATAATCGTATCAGGGATAAGGCAGCAGATATCCGGTGGAGGGCTCTTCGATGAGTTCTTCAGGGACTTCATGGACCTCTCACCCCTGGGGGAAATAAAACTCGCAGTCGTATCAACAAGCCCCGCAGGTGTAGTTAGGGTCACACCCACAACCCAGGTGGAAATGCAGTCAAAACCCGTTGACGTCAGCAAACTGGAGGGCGTGAAGAACCTTGTGGACGTCACATACGAGGACATCGGAGGCCTCAAGGAGGAGGTCAAAAAGGTCAGAGAGATGATAGAGATCCCCCTCAAGAGGCCCGAACTCTTCGAGAGGCTCGGCATAACACCACCAAAGGGTGTCCTCATGCACGGGCCACCAGGTACAGGAAAGACACTCCTCGCCAAGGCAGTCGCCAACGAAAGCGACGCCCACTTCATAGCCATAAACGGTCCCGAAATAATGAGCAAATACGTTGGAGGATCAGAGGAGAGGCTGAGGGAATTCTTCGAGGAAGCAGAGGAAAACGCGCCATCCATCATATTCATAGATGAAATAGATGCAATAGCACCCAAAAGGGAGGACGTCAGTGGCGAGGTTGAAAGGAGAATAGTTGCCCAGCTCCTCACCCTCATGGATGGCCTGAAAAGCAGGGGCCAGGTTGTGGTCATAGGTGCAACCAACAGACCAGACGCCCTCGACCCTGCGCTCAGAAGACCCGGAAGATTCGACCGTGAAATCGAAATAGGCGTCCCTGACAGGGAAGAAAGGAAGGAAATACTCCAGATACACACCAGGGGTATGCCACTGGCAGAGGACGTTGACCTTGATGAACTTGCAGAGATAACCCACGGCTTTGTGGGCGCAGACCTGGAATCACTCTGTAAGGAATCCGCCATGAGGGTGCTGAGGAGGGTTCTCCCTGAGATAAAGGCCGATGAGGAGATACCCAAAGAGGTCCTCAAGAAGATGATAGTCACAAGGGCAGATTTCAAGGAAGCCCTGAAGGAGGTTCAGCCATCAGCACTCAGGGAGGTCCTTGTACAGGTGCCCAACGTTTCATGGGAGGACATAGGTGGACTGGAGGACGCCAAACAGGAACTCAGGGAGGCCGTGGAGTGGCCCCTCAAGTACCCTGACAGGTTCAAGAAATTCGGCATAAAACCGCCAAAAGGCATCCTCCTGCATGGATCACCAGGTACAGGTAAGACACTCCTCGCCAAGGCAGTCGCCAATGAGAGCCAGGCAAACTTCATAGCCGTGAAGGGCCCTGAACTCCTCTCAAAATGGGTGGGCGAATCTGAGAAGGGTGTCCGTGAAGTCTTCAGAAAAGCCCGTCAGACAGCGCCAACCGTGATCTTCTTTGATGAGATAGACTCAATAGCCTCAATGAGAAGTGGAAGCACGGCAGACTCCGGTGTGACCCAGCGCGTTGTGAACCAGCTCCTCACAGAGATCGATGGACTTGAGGAACTGCAGGACGTTGCTGTGATAGCCGCAACCAACAGGCCAGACATCCTTGACCCTGCACTCCTCCGACCTGGAAGATTCGACAGACACGTCAAGGTAGAAGACCCCGACAGGGAGGCAAGGCTCGCCATATTCAAGGTGCACACCAAGGATATGCCGCTTGCAGATGACGTGAACCTTGAAAAACTGGCGGACAAGACAGAAGGATACGTTGGTGCCGACATTGAAGCCGTCTGCAGGGAGGCCGCCATGCTGACACTCAGAGAGAACATGGACGCAGAGGAGGTCCCGATGAAACACTTCCTTGAGGCCATGGAGAAGATAAAACCAAAGGGTGGCGTTGAGGAACAGGTTCAGTACCATTAA
- a CDS encoding prephenate dehydrogenase, with product MIVSIIGGTRGLGYWIARFLKKEGIRVIITGRDPDAGMEAASRIGVEYCSDNVQAASRADVVVVSVPIDATADVIREVAPHVRKGGLLMDVTSVKEEPARVMEESIGDGAHHLPAHPMFGPRVSSLEGQVVVLTPTQENPWVDTVIDFLEKRKARVIVTDPATHDRMMSVVQVLTHFAYISIASTLEAEGVDIRESRKFASPIYNLMIDTIARIVAQNPYLAYSIQTHNPHGQDMRDSFLRTASELNEMLSDGRMDEFVSRMGLAAKNIDDVEASLGRSDKAIEALNEELKILKDSVGGEVGLRHIYSGKVHVGVLESVTPDYATLREGKRVLSFKISNIMVLSDDELQRWKAENLPTRVYDISAVFPDTVDPQVIEYLTGLLDGVANSEVVDVYSGPQIPDGHVSLTLRIRVFQREDYERVRGILEGMGARIR from the coding sequence ATGATTGTGAGCATCATAGGGGGTACGCGTGGGCTTGGATACTGGATAGCCAGATTCCTGAAAAAGGAGGGAATAAGGGTCATAATCACCGGAAGGGACCCTGATGCTGGAATGGAAGCCGCGTCAAGGATTGGTGTGGAATACTGCAGTGACAACGTCCAGGCAGCGTCCCGTGCAGATGTCGTGGTTGTTTCTGTGCCCATAGATGCAACTGCAGATGTTATAAGGGAGGTCGCCCCCCATGTCAGGAAGGGGGGCCTCCTGATGGACGTCACATCTGTAAAGGAGGAGCCGGCCAGGGTCATGGAGGAGTCCATAGGGGATGGCGCCCACCATCTTCCAGCCCACCCCATGTTTGGGCCCAGAGTCTCCTCCCTTGAGGGGCAGGTTGTTGTCCTGACACCCACACAGGAAAACCCATGGGTTGATACCGTCATTGATTTCCTTGAGAAACGTAAGGCCCGTGTTATAGTAACTGACCCTGCAACCCATGACCGTATGATGAGTGTTGTGCAGGTGCTGACACACTTTGCCTACATAAGCATAGCATCCACCCTCGAGGCAGAGGGGGTCGATATAAGGGAGTCGAGGAAATTTGCAAGCCCCATATACAACCTCATGATAGACACCATTGCAAGGATAGTGGCCCAGAACCCATACCTGGCGTACTCCATCCAGACCCATAACCCCCATGGACAGGATATGCGTGACAGTTTCCTTAGGACTGCCTCTGAACTCAATGAGATGCTCAGTGATGGCAGGATGGATGAATTCGTATCAAGGATGGGTCTTGCAGCCAAGAACATCGATGATGTTGAGGCGTCCCTGGGGAGGTCTGATAAGGCAATAGAGGCCCTCAATGAGGAACTTAAAATTCTGAAGGATTCTGTTGGAGGAGAAGTTGGTCTGAGGCACATCTATTCGGGTAAGGTACATGTTGGGGTGCTTGAGTCGGTCACACCGGATTATGCGACCCTCAGGGAAGGTAAGAGGGTGCTCAGCTTCAAGATCTCCAACATAATGGTTCTATCTGATGATGAACTCCAGAGGTGGAAGGCTGAAAACCTTCCCACACGTGTGTATGATATATCAGCTGTTTTTCCGGATACAGTGGACCCCCAGGTTATTGAGTACCTCACAGGGCTTCTTGATGGTGTTGCTAACTCAGAGGTTGTTGATGTTTACAGTGGCCCGCAGATACCCGATGGTCATGTGAGTTTAACCCTCAGGATTCGTGTATTCCAGCGGGAGGACTATGAGAGGGTCAGGGGAATCCTTGAGGGTATGGGAGCCAGGATAAGGTAG
- a CDS encoding mRNA surveillance protein pelota yields the protein MRIVHEDEKNGVIEVVPETLDDLWHLSHIIEEGDLLSARTTRRIQDTSGEKIRSDRGVKKTFYLGIRVEGVSFHIYTGKLRATGVIERGPEDLVPLGSHHTLEVKLNTPLRIKKDSWSRWTLKRLQEAVEASKHIRAVIVVIEDDVADIGVIRQYGVEYQGPITGHIPGKRMQQRDRGKLRLEFYESIVDALKKYGELETIIIAGPGFYKSDFHEYLLEKHPEIGRKAVVENTGTGGRSGIYEVLKKGTVERVSSENRVAAEVRNVNEVLERLGRDPETVVYGREEVLDAINMGAVERLLVLDRVVSREDIEGYLDIVESMGGSVVLISSEHEGGKQLESLGGLAGILRFRIS from the coding sequence ATGAGGATAGTACATGAGGATGAGAAAAACGGCGTCATAGAAGTTGTACCAGAAACCCTTGACGATCTCTGGCACCTCTCCCATATAATTGAGGAGGGGGACCTGCTTTCGGCAAGGACAACAAGGAGGATACAGGATACCAGTGGAGAGAAGATAAGAAGCGACAGGGGAGTTAAGAAAACCTTCTATCTGGGTATAAGGGTGGAAGGTGTCAGTTTCCACATCTACACAGGAAAACTCAGAGCAACAGGGGTTATAGAGCGGGGCCCTGAGGACCTGGTCCCCCTTGGGTCGCACCACACCCTTGAGGTTAAACTCAACACCCCCCTCAGGATCAAAAAGGATTCCTGGAGCAGATGGACACTTAAGAGGCTTCAGGAGGCGGTGGAGGCATCAAAGCATATCAGGGCAGTCATAGTTGTGATTGAGGATGATGTGGCAGACATTGGAGTCATAAGACAGTATGGTGTGGAGTACCAGGGCCCCATCACAGGTCACATCCCGGGTAAGAGGATGCAGCAGAGGGACCGGGGTAAACTGCGCCTTGAATTCTATGAGAGTATAGTGGACGCCCTAAAAAAATACGGTGAACTTGAGACAATCATAATTGCAGGTCCTGGCTTCTACAAGTCGGACTTCCATGAATACCTGCTTGAGAAGCACCCTGAGATCGGAAGGAAGGCCGTGGTTGAGAACACCGGGACCGGCGGAAGGTCAGGAATATACGAGGTTCTTAAGAAGGGCACCGTGGAGAGGGTTTCATCAGAGAACAGGGTGGCAGCAGAGGTAAGGAATGTGAATGAGGTCCTTGAGAGGCTTGGGAGGGACCCTGAAACGGTGGTCTATGGCAGGGAGGAGGTGCTGGATGCCATCAATATGGGGGCTGTTGAGAGGCTGCTGGTCCTTGACAGGGTTGTAAGCAGGGAGGATATTGAGGGATACCTTGATATCGTTGAGAGCATGGGGGGTTCCGTGGTTCTCATAAGCAGTGAACACGAGGGCGGTAAACAGCTGGAATCCCTCGGTGGACTTGCAGGTATCCTGAGGTTCAGGATTTCATGA
- a CDS encoding radical SAM protein: MFRILQDKCTGCGRCRMLQCSGKCSGCGACQRVCPEGAVVPGSRDDTEYRVTVNSEDVMATGTVGDALEVAGIRVSDIPCEGELFSPCGTGGCWACAVSANGRTVQSCVTPLEEGMVIETIPEPPLRYVSNFGPHTAGGVGTPFSEKGDGPVEVVCFAHGCNLRCPQCQNSQVAFTRGDTLLDPEETAMILLGVESIYRTGTVTFSGGECTLNRSWLSGSVRRIRELDGGINIHVDTNGTVLTQGYIDELVEAGMNRIGIDLKGRRLETFMGIAGLSDTEKASVYLENAWNAFRYISEEHDGIFMGLGVPYNRALISTGEIAEMASEIASVSPDVQVTLLDYRPEFRLKNIKRPSVSEMIVVRDLMLDGGLRRVIVQTSEGFIG; the protein is encoded by the coding sequence GTGTTCAGGATTCTCCAGGATAAATGCACCGGCTGCGGGAGATGCAGGATGCTCCAGTGCAGCGGAAAATGTTCAGGGTGTGGGGCCTGCCAGCGGGTATGCCCTGAGGGCGCAGTTGTTCCAGGGAGTAGGGATGATACAGAGTACAGGGTGACAGTAAACAGTGAAGATGTCATGGCCACCGGCACCGTGGGGGACGCCCTTGAGGTTGCAGGTATCAGGGTAAGTGACATTCCCTGTGAGGGCGAATTATTCTCACCATGCGGTACAGGCGGATGCTGGGCCTGCGCTGTATCAGCAAATGGCAGGACGGTGCAGTCCTGTGTAACACCCCTTGAGGAGGGGATGGTCATAGAGACCATACCTGAACCACCACTCAGGTATGTGAGCAACTTCGGCCCCCACACTGCTGGGGGAGTGGGGACACCCTTCAGTGAAAAGGGGGATGGCCCCGTTGAGGTGGTGTGCTTCGCCCATGGATGCAACCTGAGGTGTCCCCAGTGCCAGAACAGCCAGGTGGCGTTCACCAGGGGTGACACTTTGCTTGACCCTGAAGAAACCGCAATGATACTCCTTGGGGTTGAATCGATTTACAGGACAGGCACCGTGACGTTCTCTGGCGGTGAATGCACACTTAACAGGTCATGGCTCTCCGGTTCAGTGAGGAGGATAAGGGAACTTGATGGGGGGATCAACATTCACGTGGACACAAATGGCACCGTGCTCACCCAGGGATACATTGATGAACTTGTTGAGGCCGGCATGAACCGGATAGGAATTGACCTCAAGGGTAGGAGGCTGGAGACATTCATGGGGATAGCAGGGCTCAGCGACACTGAGAAAGCCAGTGTGTACCTTGAAAACGCCTGGAATGCCTTCAGGTACATATCTGAGGAGCATGATGGAATATTCATGGGCCTGGGGGTCCCATACAACAGGGCACTCATATCCACCGGGGAGATTGCTGAAATGGCGTCTGAGATAGCCTCTGTCAGTCCAGACGTCCAGGTAACCCTCCTTGACTACAGGCCCGAGTTCAGGCTTAAAAACATAAAGAGGCCCTCGGTTTCTGAAATGATTGTGGTTCGTGACCTGATGCTTGACGGGGGCCTCAGAAGGGTAATTGTTCAGACATCGGAGGGGTTCATAGGATGA
- a CDS encoding AarF/ABC1/UbiB kinase family protein, with the protein MNIPPYNKRPDMGRLREIVRVMGKYHFGNILEAIGLKNRLFESLKLYIRSPEEIHEPAPVRLRLVLEELGTTFIKLGQVLSTRADLVGREIADELAKLQDEAPPFPFRDVRRVIESELGKPLEDIFSEFHEEPLASASIGQVHRARLKSGEAVAVKVQRPGIATTVKSDIILMKYLAKLANDRIPGLEYYNLPGIVAEFERAIRKELDYHQEANNAERFRAMFLDDETVYAPYVYREYSTSRVLTMEYVEGVKLTEILESDIKFNARTIAERGARCYFRQIFIHGFFHADPHPGNILVQRGNVLCFLDFGMMGHLDRSFRDKLAELFILLMNYDVNGIVSQLRYMNILTEDTDLEEVKYDIIDLLDRYYGADVKKVGEILTEFTMPEMIMKHRIRIPRDFVLLARVMSMAEDLGERLDPRFNGLEVAWEMTYSLIRKRLNPLRNLDEVPSTLIELEHIVNDLPRGVIRALQRLEEGKLKMELEHRNLDEISRRIERSTNRISVAMLVSALIIGSSLVAIPKEALILQKFPFLGLFGFAVSFLIALALIISIIKSRKMT; encoded by the coding sequence ATGAACATACCCCCATATAATAAGAGGCCCGACATGGGGCGCCTCAGGGAGATCGTAAGGGTAATGGGCAAGTACCACTTCGGGAACATACTTGAGGCCATAGGCCTCAAAAACAGACTCTTTGAAAGCCTCAAACTCTACATAAGGAGCCCTGAGGAGATCCATGAACCGGCCCCAGTACGCCTCAGGCTCGTCCTTGAAGAACTGGGGACAACCTTCATCAAACTGGGCCAGGTGCTGAGCACCAGGGCGGACCTTGTGGGCAGGGAAATAGCAGATGAACTGGCCAAGCTTCAGGACGAGGCGCCGCCGTTCCCCTTCAGGGATGTCAGGAGGGTTATCGAATCTGAACTTGGTAAGCCACTGGAGGATATCTTTTCAGAATTCCATGAGGAACCCCTTGCATCGGCATCCATAGGTCAGGTCCACAGGGCACGTTTGAAAAGCGGGGAGGCTGTTGCCGTTAAGGTGCAGCGCCCGGGTATAGCCACCACCGTGAAAAGTGATATTATACTCATGAAGTACCTTGCAAAGCTTGCAAATGACCGTATCCCGGGTCTCGAGTACTACAATCTCCCGGGTATAGTGGCGGAGTTTGAAAGGGCCATCAGGAAGGAACTGGACTACCACCAGGAGGCCAACAACGCTGAGAGATTCAGGGCCATGTTCCTTGATGACGAAACCGTTTACGCCCCCTACGTCTACCGGGAATACTCCACCAGCAGGGTGCTGACCATGGAGTACGTTGAGGGGGTTAAACTCACAGAGATCCTTGAATCAGACATAAAATTCAATGCACGAACAATAGCAGAGCGGGGTGCCCGTTGCTACTTCAGGCAGATATTCATACACGGCTTCTTCCACGCCGACCCACACCCAGGCAATATACTCGTCCAGAGGGGTAATGTACTGTGCTTCCTGGACTTCGGGATGATGGGCCACCTTGACCGTTCATTCCGGGACAAACTGGCTGAACTCTTCATTCTGCTCATGAACTACGATGTGAACGGTATAGTGAGCCAGCTGAGGTACATGAATATCCTCACAGAGGATACAGACCTTGAAGAGGTCAAGTACGATATAATAGACCTCCTTGATCGCTACTATGGTGCCGACGTTAAGAAGGTTGGGGAGATCCTCACAGAATTCACAATGCCTGAGATGATAATGAAGCACAGGATAAGGATCCCCCGTGACTTCGTGCTCCTTGCAAGGGTCATGAGCATGGCAGAGGATCTTGGTGAGCGCCTGGATCCCAGATTCAATGGACTTGAGGTTGCATGGGAGATGACCTACAGCCTCATCAGAAAACGCCTGAATCCCCTGCGGAACCTGGACGAGGTCCCCTCAACTCTCATAGAACTTGAACACATAGTGAACGATCTCCCACGCGGTGTTATAAGGGCGCTCCAGCGGCTGGAGGAGGGTAAACTCAAGATGGAACTTGAGCACAGGAACCTCGATGAGATATCAAGGAGAATTGAAAGATCAACCAACAGGATATCTGTGGCCATGCTGGTATCAGCCCTCATAATAGGCTCATCACTGGTCGCAATCCCAAAGGAGGCCCTGATACTCCAGAAGTTCCCCTTCCTGGGGCTTTTCGGTTTTGCTGTGAGTTTCCTCATAGCCCTTGCACTCATAATTTCAATCATAAAGTCAAGGAAGATGACCTGA
- a CDS encoding glycosyltransferase, translating into MKALFTVTGRGMGGDAITALNIASALEKRGFECEFALDHSAPGILLKKRGIDWHRVRIPQAGGHAASRLKLLKAAFRTLRAVYETGRLIRKIKPDVVVGVIGGGAVVGCLAARITGVPAVGVLITPTDARVCTRLNRNVALPESSLFGKDAEGVESVYSPISPDITLGDPERAIQRMPPEFDPEKPTIVFSSGSSLFRMMAEAAVKMAESDLSANITVVGHPLREEYGRMVDREGIINLGYIDWVSDLYSLADLVVLSDDGVMVHEAIAMRVPVVALRGVKYGRYHNMGAVFRGAVLETDLDGIDGAILRALEASDDMRRAAEAYSGDVMGSADRIAEIIEEEAVKSVS; encoded by the coding sequence ATGAAGGCACTTTTCACTGTAACAGGTCGGGGAATGGGTGGAGACGCAATAACAGCACTAAACATAGCCAGTGCACTTGAGAAGAGAGGATTTGAATGCGAATTTGCACTTGATCACAGCGCCCCCGGGATACTCCTCAAAAAGAGGGGTATCGACTGGCACAGGGTCAGGATACCCCAGGCAGGGGGCCACGCAGCAAGCAGGCTGAAACTACTGAAGGCTGCTTTCAGGACCCTGAGGGCGGTTTACGAGACAGGAAGGCTGATAAGGAAGATCAAACCGGATGTGGTTGTTGGCGTGATAGGCGGGGGCGCGGTGGTGGGCTGCCTTGCCGCAAGAATTACCGGAGTGCCTGCTGTGGGTGTTCTTATAACCCCAACCGATGCACGGGTCTGCACCCGCCTCAACAGGAACGTGGCGCTTCCAGAGTCCAGCCTATTTGGAAAGGACGCTGAGGGAGTTGAGAGCGTATATTCACCCATCAGCCCTGATATAACACTGGGGGATCCTGAAAGGGCCATTCAAAGGATGCCCCCTGAATTTGACCCTGAGAAACCAACCATTGTTTTCTCCTCGGGTTCATCCCTCTTCAGGATGATGGCCGAGGCCGCGGTTAAAATGGCAGAATCAGATCTCAGTGCAAACATCACAGTTGTGGGGCACCCCCTCAGGGAGGAATACGGGCGGATGGTGGACCGTGAGGGGATAATCAACCTGGGCTACATAGACTGGGTCAGTGACCTCTACAGCCTCGCTGACCTTGTGGTGCTCTCTGATGATGGGGTGATGGTCCATGAGGCCATTGCAATGAGGGTGCCGGTGGTGGCACTGAGGGGTGTCAAGTATGGAAGGTACCATAACATGGGTGCTGTCTTCAGGGGGGCCGTGCTGGAGACAGACCTTGATGGTATAGATGGGGCTATTTTGAGGGCACTTGAGGCTTCAGATGATATGAGGAGGGCGGCGGAGGCCTACAGTGGTGATGTAATGGGGTCGGCAGATAGGATAGCTGAAATTATAGAGGAGGAGGCAGTTAAATCAGTGTCTTGA
- a CDS encoding NAD(P)/FAD-dependent oxidoreductase, whose protein sequence is MKCVVIGGGPAGRAAAMELAALENDVTILERKFIGGTCLNEGCMVVCGLNDVARFLDEARQLRKLGVIDLEYSTDYRKISEGVRKTLDRIRHVTERETRDAGVEIVYADAEVSEGKVIAGDDELPYERLIIATGARPSIPPIEGAEKAITYRDVLDLDRIPEKLVIIGGGVIAAEFAGIFSSLGSDVTVVSRSEFLGKLDPLIRDYVMRKLLKDVRILENTSTTSIDEDGAETSAGRIEGLTLLATGQRPNSEFLDGFVELRENGAVKVNERMETSRKHVYAAGDVTGGHGTTPVARMEGVVAGLNAAGVERRIDYRHLPYAISLGYDVGFIETGDPEGREAVIPGLAGPGSFWSVPEGKTGLNKVRIQDDGTATAVYAVAPGARLIMPYLSLLMRMGVSMYEFEDFVETHPSTDGVYKLMRFLSRY, encoded by the coding sequence ATGAAGTGTGTTGTGATAGGGGGAGGTCCCGCAGGAAGGGCCGCGGCCATGGAACTTGCAGCCCTTGAAAACGACGTTACAATCCTTGAAAGGAAATTCATCGGGGGAACATGCCTGAATGAGGGATGTATGGTTGTGTGTGGTCTGAACGACGTTGCAAGATTCCTGGATGAAGCCCGCCAGTTGAGGAAACTTGGTGTCATCGACCTTGAATACTCCACAGACTACAGGAAAATATCAGAGGGTGTGAGAAAAACACTCGACAGGATAAGGCATGTTACAGAAAGGGAGACACGTGATGCTGGTGTTGAGATAGTATACGCCGACGCAGAGGTCTCAGAGGGTAAGGTAATCGCAGGGGATGATGAACTCCCCTATGAAAGGCTCATAATAGCAACAGGGGCCAGGCCCAGCATCCCCCCAATTGAGGGCGCTGAAAAAGCCATAACCTACAGGGACGTGCTGGATCTTGACAGGATCCCTGAGAAACTCGTGATAATAGGTGGGGGTGTAATTGCAGCGGAATTTGCAGGCATATTCTCCTCCCTTGGATCAGATGTGACCGTGGTATCAAGAAGCGAGTTCCTTGGCAAACTTGACCCCCTCATCAGGGATTACGTTATGAGGAAACTTCTGAAAGACGTCAGAATCCTTGAGAATACATCCACCACCTCAATAGATGAGGATGGTGCCGAAACATCAGCCGGCCGCATTGAAGGCCTCACCCTCCTTGCAACGGGTCAGAGGCCAAACTCAGAGTTCCTTGATGGGTTCGTTGAGCTCAGAGAAAACGGTGCAGTTAAGGTTAATGAGCGTATGGAGACCTCAAGAAAACACGTCTACGCGGCAGGCGACGTTACAGGTGGCCACGGAACAACACCCGTTGCAAGGATGGAAGGCGTGGTGGCAGGGCTCAATGCAGCGGGTGTTGAGAGGCGAATTGACTACCGGCATCTTCCCTACGCAATATCACTGGGGTACGATGTTGGCTTCATCGAAACCGGGGATCCTGAGGGTAGGGAGGCTGTTATACCAGGTCTTGCAGGTCCAGGTTCCTTCTGGAGTGTCCCTGAGGGGAAAACAGGGTTAAATAAGGTTAGAATCCAGGATGATGGCACTGCAACTGCAGTTTACGCAGTTGCACCGGGTGCCCGGTTGATAATGCCCTACCTTTCACTGCTAATGCGAATGGGTGTTTCAATGTATGAATTTGAGGACTTCGTGGAGACACACCCCTCAACGGATGGTGTATACAAGCTCATGAGGTTCCTCTCAAGGTACTGA
- a CDS encoding HypC/HybG/HupF family hydrogenase formation chaperone, with protein sequence MCIAAPAQIIEIDSEDNVATVDFGGVRQQVKLDLVDDVAEGKYVLVHSGYAIEVMSDEAARESLEAWDELLKALEEEDNLEI encoded by the coding sequence ATGTGTATTGCAGCACCTGCTCAGATTATTGAAATTGACAGTGAGGATAATGTTGCCACCGTCGACTTTGGTGGTGTGAGGCAACAGGTGAAACTTGATCTTGTGGATGACGTTGCGGAGGGCAAGTATGTGCTTGTTCACTCAGGCTACGCCATTGAGGTCATGTCTGACGAGGCGGCCAGGGAGTCCCTGGAGGCCTGGGATGAACTTCTAAAGGCCCTTGAAGAGGAGGATAACCTGGAAATTTGA
- a CDS encoding amino acid-binding protein, which translates to MWNQIKHRFERYPSRMDVARKIIELGLRIDPDGKVYCDDVEINDVALARAIGVDRRTVRATAETILEDEKLRGIFHNLRPAGALLRDAAAELDFGVVEIEAEARNPGILAAAAELISSSGITIRQAHAGDPELDENPKLTIITEKPIPGSLLREFLKIDGVKRVSIY; encoded by the coding sequence ATGTGGAATCAGATAAAGCACAGGTTCGAAAGATATCCGTCGAGAATGGATGTTGCAAGGAAAATCATAGAGCTGGGACTCAGAATAGACCCTGATGGAAAGGTCTACTGTGATGACGTTGAAATAAATGACGTTGCCCTTGCAAGGGCCATAGGTGTTGACAGGAGAACAGTAAGGGCAACAGCAGAAACCATCCTGGAGGACGAAAAACTCAGGGGGATATTCCATAACCTCAGACCCGCAGGGGCACTCCTGAGGGACGCTGCAGCCGAACTTGACTTTGGTGTTGTGGAGATAGAGGCAGAGGCCCGTAACCCAGGGATACTTGCCGCCGCTGCAGAGCTGATATCCAGTAGCGGCATAACAATAAGGCAGGCACATGCAGGGGACCCTGAACTGGATGAAAATCCGAAACTTACCATAATAACAGAAAAACCTATCCCCGGCAGTCTACTCAGGGAATTCCTGAAAATAGATGGTGTTAAAAGGGTGTCGATATACTGA